The proteins below come from a single Gammaproteobacteria bacterium genomic window:
- the trpB gene encoding Tryptophan synthase beta chain 2 gives MSDTKILLEEKDIPTHWYNVVADMPNKPAPPLGPDGNPVSPDKMLAIFPMALLEQEMSSERWIPIPEAVRDVYRLWRPSPLFRAHRLEAALGTPAKIYYKNEGVSPAGSHKPNTAVPQAYYNQQAGIRRLATETGAGQWGSSIALAGRMFGLEVRVYMVKVSYEQKPFRRSMMHTWGAEVFSSPTNMTQAGRDVLAKDPNSPGSLGIAISEAVEDAASRTDTNYALGSVLNHVCHHQTVIGLEAKKQFDKVGDYPDMVFAACGGGSNFAGVAFPFLADKAAGEARAKNIRLVAVEPTSCPTLTKGVYTYDFGDASGYTPLMLMYTLGHDFVPPGIHAGGLRYHGDSQLVSQLLYEGLIEAVAVPQLATFEAGVTFAQAEGIIPAPESCHAIRACIDEALRCKATGEPKTLFFNLSGHGHFDMASYDRYFAGALEDYIYPEAAIHASLAHLPKIG, from the coding sequence ATGTCCGACACTAAGATTCTGTTGGAAGAAAAAGATATTCCTACCCATTGGTACAACGTCGTGGCAGATATGCCCAACAAGCCGGCACCGCCCCTGGGACCAGACGGCAATCCAGTGAGTCCAGACAAGATGCTGGCCATCTTTCCTATGGCCTTGCTGGAGCAGGAGATGTCCAGCGAGCGTTGGATACCCATCCCGGAGGCCGTACGCGATGTCTATCGTTTATGGCGACCCAGTCCGCTGTTCCGCGCCCATCGATTGGAGGCAGCCCTGGGGACTCCGGCCAAAATTTATTACAAGAATGAAGGAGTTTCGCCAGCCGGTTCGCATAAACCTAATACTGCCGTTCCCCAAGCCTATTACAACCAGCAGGCAGGTATTAGGCGCCTCGCGACCGAGACCGGCGCCGGGCAGTGGGGCTCCAGCATAGCCTTGGCCGGACGGATGTTCGGCCTGGAAGTACGGGTTTACATGGTCAAGGTGAGCTATGAACAAAAACCCTTCCGTCGCTCGATGATGCACACCTGGGGTGCTGAAGTATTTTCCAGTCCGACCAACATGACCCAGGCTGGTCGCGACGTTTTGGCCAAGGACCCGAATTCACCTGGCAGTTTGGGCATCGCCATCTCCGAGGCGGTGGAAGACGCGGCCTCCCGTACCGATACCAATTACGCTTTGGGTTCAGTGCTTAACCACGTCTGCCATCACCAAACCGTCATCGGTTTAGAGGCGAAGAAACAATTTGATAAGGTGGGTGATTACCCGGATATGGTATTCGCCGCCTGTGGGGGTGGCTCTAACTTTGCTGGTGTGGCCTTCCCCTTCCTGGCCGACAAGGCGGCTGGTGAGGCCCGAGCCAAAAATATTCGCTTAGTGGCGGTGGAACCGACCTCCTGCCCAACCCTGACCAAGGGGGTATACACCTACGATTTCGGAGACGCCTCCGGCTATACGCCATTAATGTTGATGTACACCCTGGGACACGATTTCGTACCACCCGGTATTCACGCGGGCGGACTGCGTTACCACGGTGATTCGCAATTGGTGTCGCAACTATTGTACGAAGGTTTGATCGAGGCCGTGGCCGTACCGCAGTTGGCTACCTTTGAGGCCGGGGTTACTTTTGCCCAGGCTGAGGGAATTATCCCGGCACCAGAATCTTGTCACGCTATCCGTGCCTGCATTGACGAGGCCCTGCGCTGCAAAGCAACTGGCGAACCCAAGACCTTGTTCTTCAACTTGTCGGGTCATGGCCATTTTGACATGGCCTCTTACGATAGATACTTTGCGGGCGCGTTG